A genomic region of Gemmata massiliana contains the following coding sequences:
- a CDS encoding LuxR C-terminal-related transcriptional regulator, which produces MARAPVDGIMTSAPGNVTRVLVADPHAVAREGLKAILGSRADSAVVGEAADGPGALVRAGELSPDVVVMEADLPGLDAAQVMTRLRELPLVPKVLVFTACEYPEVVRLLWTEGASGYALKTSPTEQLVQAVRTVAGGGRYLDPGVSGDGLIGKADGATDPAAELSARETQVVRLIALGYSNKEIAVRLKLSVKTVETYKTRALEKLHFRSRVDIVRYATRYGWLTRGAPGPPLADQETPF; this is translated from the coding sequence TTGGCCCGCGCCCCGGTGGACGGCATTATGACGAGCGCCCCCGGAAATGTGACCCGTGTCTTAGTGGCCGATCCCCATGCGGTCGCCCGGGAGGGGCTGAAAGCCATCCTCGGTTCCCGGGCCGACTCGGCCGTTGTCGGTGAGGCGGCGGACGGACCGGGCGCTCTGGTCCGCGCCGGCGAACTGAGCCCGGACGTTGTGGTGATGGAGGCGGACCTTCCGGGCCTCGACGCCGCGCAGGTGATGACCCGCTTACGCGAACTACCTTTGGTTCCAAAAGTACTGGTGTTTACCGCGTGCGAATATCCGGAGGTGGTACGGTTACTCTGGACCGAGGGGGCAAGCGGGTACGCGCTGAAGACGTCACCGACCGAGCAACTCGTTCAAGCCGTCCGCACCGTCGCGGGCGGCGGAAGGTACCTGGACCCTGGGGTCAGCGGGGACGGTCTAATCGGCAAAGCGGACGGGGCCACCGACCCGGCCGCCGAGTTGAGCGCGCGGGAAACGCAAGTGGTGCGATTGATCGCGCTGGGGTACAGCAACAAGGAGATCGCCGTTCGGCTCAAATTGTCCGTGAAAACGGTCGAGACGTACAAGACGCGAGCGCTGGAGAAGTTGCATTTTCGGAGCCGGGTGGACATTGTTCGGTACGCGACCCGGTACGGCTGGCTAACCAGAGGCGCCCCGGGCCCGCCCCTCGCGGACCAGGAAACTCCGTTTTGA
- a CDS encoding ATP-binding protein: MRAIPDTLYGLAPLALPSRRSERFDGAGYEVPLTRFAPVDRDILGRIYRGVTGLPRLWHPMRHAPDYPALEAHIRAVGGGTLLAEAGALGEATYAGGGADPAVRKAAHDIRGGGLTVLLGTADLLDILPGDHGTVLKCVYAARDHAKIMRNLLPDIDPEVRAADEVTKAHGIDHFTSKWDGMATRGPSGPVSVSVRCSFAGAVSARCLETSSIDRVVYNYVNNAVRFAVGGAVVVWVFPVTAGLTRWVVQNAVAPDQVAFLAERAGDLGRLFAGGITRGGTGVGLANCAEIVADCFGLSSPGEAVARGYLGAKVEGSDYYTWFHWPAYAPGADYPGA, from the coding sequence ATGCGCGCGATCCCCGACACACTTTATGGTCTCGCCCCTCTCGCCCTCCCGAGCCGCCGTTCCGAGCGGTTCGATGGCGCGGGCTACGAGGTTCCACTAACCCGGTTCGCGCCCGTCGACCGCGACATCCTCGGGCGCATTTACCGGGGCGTCACCGGACTGCCGCGGCTCTGGCACCCGATGCGACACGCGCCCGATTACCCCGCCCTGGAGGCGCACATCCGCGCGGTCGGCGGCGGCACGCTGCTGGCCGAGGCGGGAGCGCTCGGTGAGGCGACTTACGCGGGGGGCGGGGCCGACCCGGCGGTCCGCAAGGCGGCCCACGACATCCGCGGGGGCGGGCTCACCGTCCTGCTCGGCACCGCCGACCTGCTCGACATTTTGCCCGGTGACCACGGCACCGTCCTCAAGTGCGTGTACGCGGCCCGGGACCACGCCAAGATCATGCGCAACCTGCTCCCGGACATCGACCCGGAAGTGCGGGCCGCGGACGAGGTCACGAAGGCGCACGGGATCGATCACTTCACGTCCAAGTGGGACGGAATGGCCACGCGCGGCCCGAGCGGTCCGGTCTCGGTGAGCGTGCGGTGCTCGTTCGCCGGGGCCGTCTCGGCGCGGTGCCTGGAGACGTCTTCGATCGACCGCGTGGTGTACAACTACGTCAACAACGCGGTCCGGTTCGCGGTCGGTGGGGCGGTGGTCGTGTGGGTCTTCCCGGTAACGGCCGGGCTCACCCGGTGGGTGGTGCAGAACGCCGTCGCTCCCGACCAGGTGGCGTTTCTGGCCGAGCGGGCGGGCGACCTCGGGCGGTTGTTTGCGGGCGGGATCACCCGCGGCGGCACCGGGGTGGGACTGGCCAACTGTGCCGAGATCGTAGCCGATTGTTTCGGGCTGTCCTCGCCGGGCGAGGCCGTGGCACGGGGGTACCTGGGGGCGAAGGTGGAGGGGAGCGATTACTACACTTGGTTCCACTGGCCCGCTTACGCGCCGGGCGCCGACTACCCGGGGGCGTGA
- a CDS encoding general stress protein, whose product MAKAAACNTTVGVFSTRDAAERAIDDLKSAGYRDDQIGLVAKDSSGKTVRTDGSGARDTNAAEGAAIGAAAAGGAMALGSLAVSFGVIPVIGPVLAVGPLAAALISAGAGAAAGGVAGALIGWGIPEEDARYYEGEVQAGKYLVTVECGQGADARDLLGRHGGYNRSTAPVM is encoded by the coding sequence ATGGCTAAGGCTGCGGCCTGCAACACGACTGTAGGTGTCTTCTCCACTCGCGATGCCGCCGAACGGGCGATCGACGACCTCAAGAGCGCCGGGTACCGCGACGACCAGATCGGGCTGGTCGCGAAAGATTCCAGCGGCAAGACCGTGAGGACCGACGGTTCGGGCGCTCGGGACACGAACGCGGCCGAGGGCGCCGCGATCGGTGCCGCCGCGGCGGGCGGGGCGATGGCGCTGGGCTCACTGGCGGTGTCGTTCGGGGTGATCCCGGTGATCGGCCCGGTCCTCGCCGTCGGTCCCCTGGCGGCCGCGCTCATCAGTGCCGGGGCCGGCGCGGCCGCGGGCGGGGTCGCCGGCGCACTCATCGGCTGGGGCATCCCCGAGGAGGACGCTCGGTACTACGAGGGCGAGGTCCAGGCCGGGAAGTACCTGGTGACGGTCGAGTGCGGCCAGGGCGCCGACGCTCGGGACCTGCTGGGCCGCCACGGCGGGTACAACCGATCGACCGCGCCAGTAATGTGA